A part of Kryptolebias marmoratus isolate JLee-2015 linkage group LG8, ASM164957v2, whole genome shotgun sequence genomic DNA contains:
- the trappc6b gene encoding trafficking protein particle complex subunit 6b isoform X2, whose amino-acid sequence MADEAPFQFLHSELIQYIYKSADTEDTENGRNISKLENLGCRVGQGLIERLTKDAPRFKDELDIMKFICKDFWTCLFKKQIDNLRTNHQDSQFRLLSHLSAGKQYLDYAPKYLAFTCGLVRGALSNLGLRSVVTAEISDMPACKFQVLIQKM is encoded by the exons ATGGCTGACGAAGCTCCTTTCCAGTTTTTACACAGCGAGCTCATTCAGTACATTTACAAGTCAGCTGACACTGAAGACACG GAGAATGGAAGAAACATCAGCAAACTGGAGAATCTGGGATGCAGGGTTGGCCAAGGACTGATAGAGAG attAACTAAAGATGCACCACGGTTTAAAGATGAACTGGACATCATGAAGTTCATATGTAAAGACTTCTGGACTTGTTTGTTCAAGAAGCAAATTGACAATCTTCGAACAAATCACCAG GACAGCCAGTTCCGATTACTGAGCCATCTGTCAGCTGGGAAACAGTATCTGGATTATGCTCCAAAG TATTTGGCTTTCACATGTGGTCTTGTGAGAGGAGCTCTGTCCAACCTTGGACTCCGGAGTGTTGTGACAGCTGAAATATCTGACATGCCTGCAT GTAAATTccaggttctgatccagaagATGTAG
- the trappc6b gene encoding trafficking protein particle complex subunit 6b isoform X3, with translation MADEAPFQFLHSELIQYIYKSADTEDTENGRNISKLENLGCRVGQGLIERLTKDAPRFKDELDIMKFICKDFWTCLFKKQIDNLRTNHQYLAFTCGLVRGALSNLGLRSVVTAEISDMPACKFQVLIQKM, from the exons ATGGCTGACGAAGCTCCTTTCCAGTTTTTACACAGCGAGCTCATTCAGTACATTTACAAGTCAGCTGACACTGAAGACACG GAGAATGGAAGAAACATCAGCAAACTGGAGAATCTGGGATGCAGGGTTGGCCAAGGACTGATAGAGAG attAACTAAAGATGCACCACGGTTTAAAGATGAACTGGACATCATGAAGTTCATATGTAAAGACTTCTGGACTTGTTTGTTCAAGAAGCAAATTGACAATCTTCGAACAAATCACCAG TATTTGGCTTTCACATGTGGTCTTGTGAGAGGAGCTCTGTCCAACCTTGGACTCCGGAGTGTTGTGACAGCTGAAATATCTGACATGCCTGCAT GTAAATTccaggttctgatccagaagATGTAG
- the trappc6b gene encoding trafficking protein particle complex subunit 6b isoform X1 — protein MADEAPFQFLHSELIQYIYKSADTEDTENGRNISKLENLGCRVGQGLIERLTKDAPRFKDELDIMKFICKDFWTCLFKKQIDNLRTNHQGIYVLQDSQFRLLSHLSAGKQYLDYAPKYLAFTCGLVRGALSNLGLRSVVTAEISDMPACKFQVLIQKM, from the exons ATGGCTGACGAAGCTCCTTTCCAGTTTTTACACAGCGAGCTCATTCAGTACATTTACAAGTCAGCTGACACTGAAGACACG GAGAATGGAAGAAACATCAGCAAACTGGAGAATCTGGGATGCAGGGTTGGCCAAGGACTGATAGAGAG attAACTAAAGATGCACCACGGTTTAAAGATGAACTGGACATCATGAAGTTCATATGTAAAGACTTCTGGACTTGTTTGTTCAAGAAGCAAATTGACAATCTTCGAACAAATCACCAG GGGATCTATGTTCTGCAGGACAGCCAGTTCCGATTACTGAGCCATCTGTCAGCTGGGAAACAGTATCTGGATTATGCTCCAAAG TATTTGGCTTTCACATGTGGTCTTGTGAGAGGAGCTCTGTCCAACCTTGGACTCCGGAGTGTTGTGACAGCTGAAATATCTGACATGCCTGCAT GTAAATTccaggttctgatccagaagATGTAG